DNA from Desulfurispira natronophila:
GGGAATAAGCACCCCGGATGAATTACTTGCCTCAAACTACAAGGGTAATATCATTGAGACGTTTGTTTACAGTGAATTACTGAAACATATCAGCTATAGCCAGAGCAAACCCCAAATCTCCCACTACCGCACAAGTGATAGGAAAGAAATAGATTTCATCATCGAAAAAGGCGACAGAATCTTCGCTATAGAAGTGAAGTCGTCCCAAGCAATCACGAAAGAAGCGTTTAAGCATATTGCAGGATTTCAGCGCAAATCACCCAAAGATATTGTGGGTATTGTATTCTATGGCGGAGATACTATTCTGCCCTTTGGGGATGAGCAGCACCAAAGGTATGCACTTCCCATGAACCTGTTCTTTTGAAATTGCGTGAGGAATACAGTAAAGGACACTCACTTTGTTATTATCAGCAGGGGAAGAAGCGGCGGCTCAGTGTCCGCCTTTGCTGGGCTTCAACGACAGTGACACTGATGACACACTGCTACCCTTTACCACCGTGGATTATATGGAACTGGTGGACTGGACGGCGCGCAATGTGCGGGCCGACAAGGCCTGCGCCATGGATGGGGATGCGCCGCCGATTCTGGTGCGCCTTGGTATAGACAGTGAGCGTTTTGCCAAGCAGATGCGGGGTGAGGGTGGCAGTTTCCCCACCTTCATGGGGGCCTACCACTGTCTGCGCTATGCGGCCAGGGAGCGGGGTTTACACTATGTGCGGGGCAGTGGTACTGCCAGGCGGTTGTTCTGCGGTGAGTTTGCGTCGTGATAGACGCCAGAAGAGAAAGAATTCCTCTCGCGGAGTCGCTGTGACAATAACAGTTGTCAACCTTTCGTAAGTGGAGTAAGTGGAGGACACCCACTTTGTGATTGATCTGGCAATTAAAAGTGGCCCAGTTATTGCGCATCAGAGCCACGCTTACATAGAAAAAGACTGGCCCGGCGTGTTTTCAAATGCTTTGAGAGCAATGAAGCCCTGTTCGGTAATGGTACTGACCAGATATTGCCAGAAATCCTCCTGTGCGATGGTCTGTTTGACTACCCTGGTTGGTAAAAACCGTCTCATTTCCTTTGTGAAGTCTTGCCGAGTTTGCGGATTATTTTTTAGGACATCCATGCGCTGATTCAGTAAGTCAGTAAAGCGCTCCGGTTCACAGTGGTGGTCGCAAATTTTCAGGGGCAGGAGCTCGGCTGGGAGCGTTATTCCCTGCTGTATCAACCAGCCAATATCCCACAGGTCACGATTTTTCATGGGATTTGGCCGTAATGCCAATGCAACTATTTTGTCGGCCAGTATCTCTTCCCGGCTCTGAACTTGAAGAATCAAGCCTGAAGTGCCCATCTCCACACCATAGTAATTCCGTAAAACCATCGGGCGTATGTCATAGCTTGGCACAGCACAAATATCAAGGTGAATGCGCTGCGCAGGCATATGCTGCTGGGCTGGCCGTGTTGTAATGCGAACCTTCCAGGTGGAGACATTGCTCTTCTCGTGTCTGGGTTCCTCCACCTGCACCTGCAGTCCATATTTTGCGTGAATGCCCTCTGTCAGAGCCGCGCTGAGGCTTTGCAACTGCTGCATGGAAAAATCAGCACCACCGGTAAAATCCAAATCCTTCGTAAGTGGAGGACACCCACTTTGTGAAGCGTCACCGCATGGATCGCGGAAAAACGAGGGTAACAACCCGAGCCATCGCCGCCGACAACCTGTTTCATTTCCCGCGAACCCGATCACAGACGCCAAGTTCATCGAAACGTTACATTCATTTGCAGTGAGACTTTTTCCTTCACTACAGAAATAATATGTACTATAATTTCACAAGCACAGAAGGCATCGCCCGATTCCGCAAGGCGAACTCACGCGTTCGCCGACCTGTGATATACTTCTGTTATTTACCATCTGACGAAGGAGAGATTTCCATGAACGCATTGCATTGGCGCGGCCTTACGGCCGCATTGGCATTGAGTGCAGTCCTGCTGGGCAGCACGGGCTGCGGCAGCAGCAGCAGTAGCAAGAACGACGTATCCGACGGCGATGAAACCCCAACCCCAACGCTCACTGGCAAGGCGGCTGATGATGGCTACCTGGCCGGGGCCACGGTGTGCCTTGACGTGAACCTTTCGGGCTCCTGCGCTGGCCAACCCACAGATGCCGTGACCACCACTGACAGCCAGGGAACCTACGAGTTTTTCCGGGCCGATGCAGATCAGTACGCGGTGATTGTGGAAACGCAGAACGCCACCATGGTGACTTCGCTGGCCAAGGCCGGGTACGAATTCCTGCCCGGTTCCGCTGCGGATCAGTCCGGCGAAGCCAGGCTCAAAGTGCTTATGGCTCCGGCGGGCAAGGGCGAATTCGTCTCCCCCATGACCACGGTCGTTCAGAATCGGTTCCTGGAAAACCAGCTGCAGACACTGGATCAGGTGGAGACTGCACTGCAGGTGGATATGGGTATCAGCGCCTCCATGTTTGAGGACTATGTGGCTGCCACTGACGATGAACAGCAGGTGACCCAGCTTGCCGCACGCATTCTGGCCCGCATTGCCGCCAATGTGGAGGCGGAAATCCGCTCTGATTTCAGCGATGCACTGAACGATAACCCCACCTTGGGTGTCGCCATCGGCCCCCTGGTGGCCAGCATTGTGCAGGAGCGTCAGAACGACATCGCCCAGCGCAGCCGCACCATCAAGGATTCCACAGACCAGGAGCAGGAAATCGCGGAAGCGGCGGAGCAGATCCAGGTGCAGATTCCCAATATCGACCTGGCCCTTCTGGAGGAGCGGGCATTGAGCATTGCCGAGCAGCGGAATCTGGTCGCCCAGCAAGGCACGGTGCTGGAGATACTCAAAGATGTCAGGCTGGGGAATATTGCCTACGATGACTGGGATCTGAAAGCGGGTAAGCATGAACTGTTGTTCGACCTCTCCTATATCACCCGGGATGCAGAAGGGAACTGGCTGACCATGCGGGGAAGCCGTGCTACCGATGACCAGGGTTTTCGCATCTCCGATGGCATGAATAGCTTCTTCCCCGATCCCGATGACTCCATTGCCTTTGATATGGCTCGCCAAACACCGCTGGAGGCCAACGAAGATGGCACCTACACCTTCAGTATTGAGGGTGAAGTAACGGTAACTTCCGTCAAGATTCTTGAACTGGCGGGCACCACCGCCCCCGTCATCCGCTATATCAACGACATCCAGGATACCCTCGACGACCTTCACCCCGAGACCCTGGCCCGCCTGAAGGATGGGGATGAGTTCAAGACCGTGACCTTTGAAGCGGGCGACAAAGCCTACTATATGGCCCAGACCAGGGCCGCCGACCATATTGACGAGTATACGGCTGATGACAAAGGGGAGATTGGCGGGTTTGACAATCGCGAGGACGCACAGGCTTTCGCTAAAGCCAATGAGTGCACCGATGCCAGTGCAAAGGACTGCTACGACACCACCGCACAGCGCTACCGCGACAGTGCCAACAGCTTTGCCTACTCCATCCGTCAGCTGGAAAACGACAAATTCTACATTTTGCAGGACTACCGCAACACCAACTTCTATGTATTCTTCCTGGTAGGCGGCGAGATGGAGTTGACTGGGGACGAAAGTTGTTCTGAAAAGCTGGACAAGGTGTGCCCAAGGGAGTACCTGCCCTATGAACTGGTCATGAATGGGTACAAGCTGAATGAGTCTGCCTGGAAGCGGGTGGTTAACGTGATGAAGGGTGATTAAACACTACCAGGCTGCTGAAAAACCCCCATCTGCGGTGTTGTCCACTGTCGCTCGTTGCTGCAACGTACGGGAAGTACGCTTTACGCCTCGCTCTGCGGGCGCCTTGCACCTGTGGGGTTTTCAATTGCCTGCATGATTTAATCAAAGCGCCCCGATCATAATGATCAGGGCGCTTGCGCTTTACAAACGACTCACACCACAAGATTCCAGCAATAATACAGGGTATTGATGTTCCATACCAACCTCCTGCACTTATCAC
Protein-coding regions in this window:
- a CDS encoding nucleotidyl transferase AbiEii/AbiGii toxin family protein — translated: MDFTGGADFSMQQLQSLSAALTEGIHAKYGLQVQVEEPRHEKSNVSTWKVRITTRPAQQHMPAQRIHLDICAVPSYDIRPMVLRNYYGVEMGTSGLILQVQSREEILADKIVALALRPNPMKNRDLWDIGWLIQQGITLPAELLPLKICDHHCEPERFTDLLNQRMDVLKNNPQTRQDFTKEMRRFLPTRVVKQTIAQEDFWQYLVSTITEQGFIALKAFENTPGQSFSM